Proteins from one Bacteroides zhangwenhongii genomic window:
- a CDS encoding SusC/RagA family TonB-linked outer membrane protein has protein sequence MNKKNLIKGTTLPVALFFSFALMPTFGNQGQAVAAVDIVQQQGSIKGTVVDDKGEPVIGANVLVVGTSVGTITDIDGVFKINAKAGAKLKITFIGYTEQVVVAQNNMRVVLSEDATTLQEVEIVAYGVQKKVTMTGAVASVKTEALTRTSIGSVSNVLGGQMAGLTTIQTSGEPGADAAEVFIRGKATWGDASPLIQVDGVERSMNDIDPNEIESISILKDASATAVFGVRGANGVILITTKRGREGKAHISFSTSASIQMPTKMVETANSYEYAMFYNQMMANDTPAGEKPVKTFSDGVIQKFRDGSDPIRFPSINWIDYIMGDATLQSQHNLNISGGTDKVRYFISAGAYTQGGLFNEFSLPYGISYQYRRFNYRSNLDIDVTKTTTISFNVAGNVNSSEKPRTSQGSSGMVKNIYYSTPFRSAGFVNDKLVYTTTDSQSDGLNLPFVGDADPFTYYGGGAAHSINNSLNADLILNQKLDFITKGLSFKLKGSYNSSFTINKNLSGGTEMTYTPVLQSDGSVGLRPIDGSKYTNVSYGITRGKSRNWYMEAALNYNHSFGDHNIGALVLYNQSKEYYPKEYSDVPRGYVGLVGRVTYDWKNRYMVEANMGYNGSENFAADNRFALFPAASVGWVASEEKFWEPVKPVISFLKLRASFGLVGNDKIGGSRFMYTANPYHVNLNGYVSNSGYGTGNLAQLQAAYGYLFGQGGQTSTVSLGAHEWAINNANVTWEKAFKQNYGVDINFLNDRLSATIEYYKEHRWDILLQDGTAPSMLGFAQPFSNLGEVNNWGWELSLKWNDKIGKDFRYWAGINLSYNQNEIIERKEAPQEYDYLYQKGHRIGSRKQYAFWRYYDEQTPALYEQTFHRPFPTHSVVLQDGDAVYVDLNGDRKIDENDMGYDYGFTDDPEYMVGMNLGFSWKNLEVNTQWTGAWNVSRMISDVFRRPFLSSSGNVAGGLLAYHLTNTWTKENPSQDAKYPRATWENADNNYAESTLYEQDSKYLRLKTLTIAYNFQFPLMKKLGMSTCQLSFSGYNLWTLTPYLWGDPEARASNAPSYPLTKTYTLGLKLGF, from the coding sequence ATGAATAAGAAAAACTTAATAAAAGGAACAACTTTACCTGTTGCCCTGTTTTTCTCTTTCGCCCTGATGCCGACTTTCGGCAATCAAGGACAGGCTGTAGCTGCTGTTGACATCGTTCAGCAACAAGGCAGTATTAAGGGAACTGTGGTGGACGATAAAGGCGAGCCGGTGATTGGGGCCAATGTCCTTGTTGTAGGTACTTCTGTCGGTACTATTACTGATATCGACGGTGTGTTTAAAATCAATGCGAAAGCAGGGGCGAAGCTGAAAATCACCTTTATCGGGTATACCGAACAAGTGGTAGTAGCCCAGAATAATATGCGAGTGGTTTTATCTGAAGACGCTACCACTTTACAAGAGGTGGAAATCGTGGCGTATGGTGTGCAGAAGAAAGTGACGATGACAGGTGCTGTGGCAAGTGTTAAGACCGAAGCCCTGACACGTACTTCTATCGGTTCTGTATCTAATGTATTAGGAGGTCAGATGGCAGGTCTGACTACCATTCAAACATCCGGTGAACCGGGTGCAGATGCCGCCGAGGTTTTTATTCGTGGTAAAGCGACGTGGGGAGATGCGTCTCCATTAATTCAGGTAGATGGTGTGGAACGTAGTATGAATGATATAGATCCGAATGAAATTGAGTCTATATCTATCTTGAAGGACGCTTCTGCTACTGCTGTGTTCGGTGTACGCGGAGCTAATGGCGTTATTTTGATAACTACCAAGCGCGGTAGAGAAGGAAAGGCACACATCTCTTTTAGTACTTCTGCTTCTATACAAATGCCTACTAAAATGGTGGAAACTGCCAACTCTTATGAATATGCAATGTTTTATAATCAAATGATGGCCAATGATACACCTGCGGGGGAAAAACCTGTCAAGACATTCTCGGATGGAGTTATTCAGAAATTCCGGGATGGTTCTGATCCTATCCGTTTTCCAAGTATCAATTGGATTGATTATATCATGGGAGACGCTACTCTGCAGAGCCAGCATAATCTGAATATTTCCGGAGGTACGGATAAGGTACGTTATTTTATCTCAGCAGGTGCTTATACGCAAGGCGGACTTTTCAATGAGTTTAGTTTGCCTTATGGTATCAGTTATCAATATCGCCGTTTCAATTACCGAAGTAATTTAGATATAGATGTAACGAAAACTACTACTATCTCGTTCAATGTGGCAGGAAACGTTAATTCTTCTGAGAAGCCACGCACTAGTCAAGGGTCATCCGGAATGGTTAAAAATATCTATTATTCTACTCCGTTTAGAAGTGCCGGCTTTGTAAATGATAAATTGGTATATACTACTACTGACTCACAGTCCGATGGGTTGAACTTACCTTTTGTCGGTGATGCAGATCCATTCACTTATTATGGGGGTGGGGCAGCACATAGTATCAACAACTCGTTGAACGCCGACCTTATTTTGAATCAGAAATTGGATTTTATCACTAAAGGACTTTCATTCAAATTGAAAGGTTCATACAATAGCTCATTTACCATTAATAAGAATTTGTCGGGTGGTACGGAAATGACTTATACACCGGTATTGCAGAGTGATGGAAGTGTAGGACTACGACCGATAGACGGTAGTAAGTATACTAATGTGAGCTATGGAATTACTCGGGGAAAATCACGTAACTGGTATATGGAAGCCGCATTGAATTATAATCATTCGTTTGGTGATCATAATATAGGGGCATTGGTGCTTTATAATCAGTCTAAAGAATATTATCCTAAAGAATATTCGGATGTTCCGCGAGGATATGTCGGTTTGGTAGGACGTGTAACTTATGACTGGAAAAACCGTTATATGGTAGAAGCTAACATGGGTTATAATGGTTCGGAGAACTTTGCTGCGGACAATCGTTTTGCTCTCTTTCCGGCAGCTTCCGTAGGATGGGTAGCGAGTGAAGAAAAGTTTTGGGAACCGGTCAAACCGGTAATAAGCTTTCTGAAACTACGTGCCAGTTTCGGTTTAGTAGGTAACGATAAAATCGGTGGCTCTCGTTTTATGTATACTGCTAATCCTTATCATGTTAATTTGAACGGATATGTAAGTAACTCTGGTTATGGAACTGGTAATCTTGCTCAATTACAGGCTGCCTATGGATATCTTTTCGGTCAGGGAGGACAGACTTCTACTGTGAGTTTAGGAGCACATGAGTGGGCGATTAACAATGCGAATGTGACATGGGAAAAAGCGTTTAAACAGAACTATGGTGTTGATATCAACTTTTTAAACGATCGTTTATCTGCTACAATAGAATACTATAAGGAACACCGGTGGGACATCCTTCTGCAAGACGGAACAGCTCCGAGTATGTTAGGTTTTGCTCAACCTTTCTCCAATTTAGGTGAGGTAAATAACTGGGGATGGGAACTTTCGTTGAAATGGAACGATAAGATTGGAAAAGATTTCCGTTATTGGGCGGGTATAAACCTTTCTTATAATCAAAATGAAATTATCGAGCGTAAAGAAGCTCCTCAGGAGTACGACTATCTGTACCAAAAAGGACATCGTATCGGCTCACGTAAGCAATATGCTTTCTGGCGTTATTATGATGAACAGACACCGGCACTGTATGAACAAACATTCCATCGTCCGTTTCCTACTCATTCGGTTGTTCTGCAAGACGGGGATGCTGTGTATGTCGATTTGAATGGTGATCGAAAAATCGATGAAAATGATATGGGCTATGATTACGGATTTACGGATGATCCGGAATACATGGTAGGTATGAATCTCGGATTTTCTTGGAAGAATCTGGAAGTGAATACGCAATGGACCGGTGCATGGAATGTGAGTCGAATGATTTCGGATGTGTTCCGTCGGCCTTTTTTATCTAGTTCCGGTAATGTTGCGGGTGGTTTGCTTGCCTATCACTTGACGAATACATGGACAAAAGAGAATCCGTCGCAAGATGCGAAATATCCACGTGCTACATGGGAGAACGCTGATAACAACTATGCGGAATCAACCCTTTACGAACAGGATTCCAAATATTTGCGTCTCAAGACCCTTACTATTGCTTATAATTTTCAGTTCCCTCTGATGAAGAAGTTGGGGATGAGTACTTGTCAGCTATCGTTTAGCGGTTATAATTTGTGGACTCTTACACCTTATCTATGGGGAGACCCGGAAGCAAGAGCTAGTAATGCACCTTCGTACCCATTGACAAAGACATATACATTGGGGCTGAAACTGGGATTCTAA
- a CDS encoding fimbrillin family protein, with the protein MNGDNSSSGLQISVSDGGYFDTTSGTRAIEKGYATEFTEGDEIGIFGVDANGIVENINNRKCMMTADGNWKIDGEQIKYNGAEFKQMKFYAYYPYDVNVKFNVTEGDPFAEYISEWTLGNDQSGEKYTKYDLMTSSSSAVVDNRFKGEINFKMQHCMALAVLKMPNLVYNFVNSDVTIDDYELPITNASFKLNNKEVTPYYQKSTGAYRFLVKPGEEFKIEGSYTGVKEMTCTATAKLNEGTAKVYTVSDTNKKEYTLSIGDYYCADGSIVSKDIESVPDNVIGIVCYVGNPQPSVTHPQNYTEANDALRRDYAKCKHGLVLALNNAINAKAPVISNADYTVSNQFHENKDLGITYGDWFSADEEWKSKFDNCNTANSSTVPETRYPAFMGYNNTVLLTMCYEGKGDQKVCNIAYDFINAYRVAVEVPTVATSWYLPSVTCWNQVAKNLGTINGSLNKITGADQMVSSTINDKKNAGTDHYWSSTQRNGSTQWVHGMGNGNYALTGERAGNRGYFRMMLAF; encoded by the coding sequence ATGAACGGAGACAACTCTTCTAGTGGTTTACAAATCAGTGTATCTGATGGTGGATATTTTGATACAACTTCGGGTACACGTGCTATAGAGAAAGGATATGCTACCGAGTTTACCGAAGGAGACGAGATTGGTATTTTTGGAGTGGACGCTAATGGAATAGTAGAGAATATCAATAATCGGAAATGTATGATGACGGCAGACGGTAATTGGAAAATAGACGGTGAACAAATCAAATACAACGGAGCTGAATTCAAACAAATGAAGTTTTATGCATATTATCCATACGATGTCAATGTGAAATTTAATGTTACGGAGGGGGATCCTTTTGCTGAGTATATTAGTGAGTGGACACTTGGTAATGATCAAAGCGGTGAGAAATATACGAAATATGATTTGATGACAAGTTCAAGCAGTGCTGTGGTAGACAATCGCTTTAAAGGGGAAATCAACTTTAAGATGCAGCATTGTATGGCTTTAGCTGTATTGAAGATGCCTAATCTAGTCTATAACTTTGTTAATTCGGATGTAACGATCGATGATTATGAGTTACCGATAACGAATGCTTCTTTCAAACTGAATAATAAAGAAGTAACTCCGTATTATCAAAAGAGTACAGGTGCATATCGTTTTTTAGTAAAACCGGGAGAGGAGTTTAAAATAGAAGGCTCTTATACAGGAGTAAAGGAAATGACGTGCACTGCTACTGCTAAGTTAAATGAAGGAACTGCTAAAGTGTATACAGTTAGCGATACGAATAAAAAAGAATATACGTTGTCAATAGGAGATTATTATTGTGCAGATGGTTCAATCGTAAGCAAAGATATAGAATCAGTACCTGATAATGTAATTGGTATTGTATGTTATGTTGGTAATCCGCAACCTTCGGTTACGCATCCTCAGAATTATACAGAAGCAAATGATGCGTTACGTCGTGATTATGCTAAATGTAAACATGGATTAGTGTTGGCATTGAATAATGCGATTAATGCTAAGGCACCTGTTATTTCTAATGCTGATTATACAGTTTCTAATCAATTCCATGAGAATAAAGATCTGGGAATTACTTATGGTGATTGGTTTAGTGCGGATGAAGAGTGGAAGAGCAAATTTGATAATTGTAATACAGCTAACTCATCTACAGTTCCAGAGACTAGATATCCTGCCTTTATGGGTTATAATAATACTGTATTGCTGACTATGTGTTATGAAGGTAAAGGAGATCAAAAAGTGTGCAACATAGCTTATGATTTCATTAACGCCTATCGTGTGGCGGTTGAGGTTCCTACTGTCGCTACCTCGTGGTATCTTCCTTCAGTAACTTGTTGGAATCAGGTCGCAAAAAATTTGGGTACGATTAACGGTAGTTTAAATAAAATAACAGGTGCTGATCAAATGGTATCATCTACCATAAATGATAAAAAAAATGCAGGAACAGATCATTACTGGAGTAGTACCCAACGAAATGGAAGTACGCAATGGGTACATGGAATGGGAAATGGTAATTATGCTTTAACAGGTGAACGTGCAGGGAATCGAGGCTATTTTCGCATGATGCTTGCATTTTAA
- a CDS encoding fimbrillin family protein: MKKNYVMTAIILLFLAGCSTDVKESDIKFAGETGVKVSFSAVINNSTGSTLAPTRATDTQWEVGDSIGISCGNNQQNIHYKYTGDANSMFVAKGGVAEEIWVLGTQEYDVAAYCPFVGTSGISQGVVQVLTDSESQATEAKRKYLDFLYATAKASATQPNVQLSFNHKMSRLKVEFKAGDGVELSDIDCYLIGLKLEGTFNTMTGATTVNETAKPTDIYWGNVGAVDEYKMQAILLPQTVDNKVSIQARMEGRLYEVEFPKLTKLDMGVSYNYTITANMSVDQKEYVFSITKEGTQINDWTTEEEDIEAESTAPDTGATTENPNWNVEEGEITATEKQ; the protein is encoded by the coding sequence ATGAAGAAAAACTATGTAATGACTGCTATTATTCTGTTATTCTTAGCAGGATGTAGTACTGATGTTAAGGAATCTGACATCAAATTTGCGGGAGAGACGGGGGTGAAAGTCTCTTTTAGTGCAGTGATCAATAACTCAACAGGAAGTACGTTGGCACCGACTAGAGCAACTGATACCCAATGGGAAGTTGGAGATTCTATAGGGATCTCTTGTGGAAATAATCAACAGAACATTCACTACAAATACACCGGTGATGCAAATAGTATGTTTGTAGCGAAAGGTGGAGTAGCAGAAGAAATTTGGGTGTTAGGTACACAAGAATATGATGTTGCTGCCTATTGTCCATTTGTTGGTACATCCGGTATCAGTCAAGGGGTAGTGCAGGTTTTGACTGATAGTGAAAGTCAAGCTACGGAAGCAAAGAGGAAATACCTTGACTTTCTTTATGCTACAGCAAAAGCAAGTGCTACTCAGCCAAATGTGCAGTTGTCATTTAATCACAAGATGAGCCGCCTGAAAGTGGAGTTTAAAGCTGGTGATGGAGTTGAGCTTTCGGATATTGATTGCTATCTCATCGGTTTGAAACTCGAAGGTACATTCAATACAATGACGGGGGCAACAACTGTTAACGAAACTGCAAAGCCTACTGACATTTATTGGGGTAATGTGGGAGCGGTAGATGAATATAAGATGCAGGCTATTTTATTACCGCAAACTGTAGATAACAAGGTGAGTATTCAAGCACGAATGGAAGGTCGTTTGTATGAAGTAGAATTTCCCAAATTAACGAAGTTGGATATGGGCGTTTCTTATAATTATACAATTACGGCAAATATGTCGGTGGATCAAAAAGAGTATGTATTTAGTATCACGAAAGAGGGTACGCAAATAAATGATTGGACTACGGAAGAAGAAGATATTGAAGCCGAATCCACCGCCCCTGATACAGGAGCTACGACAGAGAATCCTAATTGGAATGTAGAAGAAGGGGAGATTACTGCTACTGAAAAACAATAG
- a CDS encoding exo-beta-1,4-galactosidase, producing MIKHFLGSIILAFLSILTVTGQSNALDLSGKWDFQIDREDTGVKEQWFRKILEDHINLPGSMPEKLKGDEVTVHTQWTGSLYDSSYYFNPYMEKYRMEGQVKLPFFLTPDKHYVGVAWYQKNVTIPSDWKGERIILFLERPHIETTVWVNNREIGMQNSLCVPHVYDLTAAVAPGKSCRITIRIDNRIKDINVGPDSHSITDQTQGNWNGIVGRIELQTTPKVHFSDIQIYPDLKDRKATVRISLYAPASAKATLQLSAESFNSDKKHSVPTVQQNISVRSGDNKIEMELPMGEGFLTWDEFDPALYKLTATLTCGKEREVKEVQFGMREFTIKGKWFYVNGRKTMLRGTVENCDFPLTGYAPMDVASWERVFRICRNYGLNHMRFHSFCPPEAAFIAADLVGFYLQPEGPSWPNHGPRLGNGQPIDKYLMDETIALTKQYGNYASYCMLACGNEPSGRWVSWVSKFVDYWKATDPRHVYTGASVGNSWQWQPHNQYHVKAGARGLSWTGAQPESTSDYRNRIDTVKQPYVSHETGQWCAFPNFSEIRKYTGVNKAKNFEIFRDILNDNHMGGMGHDFMMASGKLQAICYKHEIEKTLRTPDYAGFQLLALNDYSGQGTALVGLLDVFFEEKGYINAAEFRRFCSPTVLLARIPKFTYTNNETFHADIEISHFGKEALQKANTVYCVKDKYGKIYARGVVSTRDIPIGNLFSLGSIDMKLNDIRTPQKLNLEVRLENSDIVNDWDFWVYPDKVKLTQGNVYTTDTLDEKAISILQEGGNVLITAAGKIKYGREVKQYFTPVFWNTSWFKMRPPHTTGIFLNDYHPLFRDFPTEYHSNLQWWELLNKAQVMQFTHFPAEFQPTIQSIDTWFISRKIGMLFEANVLNGKLIMTSMDITSQPEKRIVARQMHKAILDYMNSDAFRPDTRISPEQIQTLFTKIAGDVKSYTKDSPDELKPSIVN from the coding sequence ATGATAAAACATTTTCTAGGCAGTATTATTCTTGCATTTCTTTCGATACTGACCGTTACAGGTCAAAGCAATGCTCTTGATCTATCCGGTAAGTGGGATTTCCAAATAGACCGGGAAGATACAGGCGTAAAAGAGCAATGGTTTCGAAAAATATTGGAAGACCACATCAATCTGCCCGGTTCCATGCCCGAGAAGTTAAAAGGCGACGAAGTGACCGTACACACGCAATGGACAGGAAGTTTATACGACAGTTCCTACTATTTTAATCCTTATATGGAGAAATACAGAATGGAAGGGCAAGTAAAACTACCATTCTTCCTGACTCCGGACAAACATTATGTAGGTGTGGCCTGGTATCAGAAAAACGTAACCATACCATCCGATTGGAAAGGTGAGAGGATCATTTTATTTTTAGAACGTCCTCATATAGAAACCACCGTTTGGGTAAATAACCGGGAGATAGGAATGCAGAATAGCCTCTGTGTGCCGCACGTTTATGACCTAACTGCTGCCGTTGCTCCGGGAAAATCTTGTCGGATTACCATCCGCATTGATAACCGTATCAAGGATATCAACGTAGGACCGGATTCTCATAGTATTACCGACCAGACTCAGGGCAATTGGAATGGTATCGTAGGACGCATAGAGTTACAGACCACTCCTAAAGTTCATTTTAGCGACATACAGATATATCCGGACTTGAAAGACCGGAAAGCCACAGTGCGAATCAGTCTGTACGCACCAGCCTCTGCCAAAGCAACGTTACAATTATCCGCTGAAAGTTTCAACTCGGATAAAAAGCATTCTGTCCCTACTGTACAACAGAATATCTCAGTACGTTCCGGAGATAACAAAATCGAAATGGAACTACCGATGGGAGAAGGTTTTCTGACTTGGGACGAATTTGACCCGGCACTCTATAAACTGACAGCGACACTGACCTGTGGCAAAGAGAGAGAAGTCAAAGAAGTACAATTCGGTATGCGCGAATTTACCATCAAAGGCAAATGGTTCTATGTAAACGGTCGGAAAACAATGCTTCGCGGCACAGTAGAGAATTGCGATTTTCCGCTTACCGGCTACGCTCCTATGGATGTAGCTTCATGGGAACGGGTATTCCGCATTTGCCGTAACTACGGGCTGAATCATATGCGTTTCCACTCTTTCTGTCCGCCGGAAGCCGCATTTATCGCTGCGGACCTTGTCGGTTTTTATTTGCAACCGGAAGGTCCAAGCTGGCCTAATCACGGTCCGAGACTGGGCAACGGCCAGCCTATCGACAAGTATCTGATGGACGAAACGATTGCCTTGACCAAGCAGTATGGAAACTACGCCTCTTATTGTATGTTGGCGTGTGGGAATGAGCCTTCCGGACGCTGGGTGTCATGGGTAAGCAAATTCGTCGATTATTGGAAAGCAACCGACCCACGCCACGTATATACAGGAGCTTCCGTAGGCAACAGCTGGCAATGGCAGCCCCATAACCAATATCATGTAAAAGCCGGTGCACGCGGACTCAGCTGGACCGGTGCGCAGCCGGAAAGCACATCGGACTACCGTAACCGAATTGATACGGTAAAACAGCCGTATGTTTCCCATGAAACCGGACAATGGTGCGCATTCCCGAACTTCAGCGAGATACGTAAATATACCGGAGTAAACAAAGCCAAGAACTTTGAAATCTTTCGGGATATATTGAATGATAACCACATGGGAGGTATGGGACACGATTTTATGATGGCTTCCGGCAAGCTGCAAGCGATCTGTTACAAGCATGAGATAGAAAAGACATTGCGTACTCCCGACTATGCGGGATTCCAACTATTAGCTCTCAATGATTATTCGGGTCAGGGAACGGCACTGGTAGGATTGCTGGATGTATTCTTTGAAGAGAAAGGATACATTAATGCCGCAGAGTTCCGCCGTTTTTGCAGTCCGACCGTTCTGTTGGCACGTATACCCAAATTCACATACACCAATAACGAAACGTTTCATGCAGATATCGAAATATCCCACTTCGGAAAAGAAGCTTTGCAAAAAGCAAATACAGTCTATTGCGTAAAAGATAAATATGGCAAGATATATGCTCGCGGAGTGGTTAGTACACGGGATATTCCTATCGGCAATCTATTCTCGTTGGGCAGCATAGACATGAAACTGAACGATATCCGTACTCCCCAAAAACTGAATCTGGAAGTACGTTTGGAAAACAGTGATATTGTCAACGATTGGGACTTCTGGGTATATCCTGACAAAGTGAAACTTACACAAGGAAACGTATACACAACGGACACATTGGACGAGAAAGCGATATCCATCTTGCAGGAAGGTGGAAACGTATTGATAACAGCAGCCGGGAAAATAAAATACGGCAGGGAGGTCAAGCAATATTTCACACCCGTTTTCTGGAATACATCTTGGTTCAAGATGCGCCCGCCGCATACGACAGGTATTTTCCTGAATGATTATCACCCGCTTTTCCGTGACTTTCCGACTGAATATCACAGTAACCTGCAATGGTGGGAACTATTGAACAAAGCGCAAGTTATGCAGTTTACGCATTTCCCTGCTGAATTCCAACCGACTATTCAAAGCATAGACACTTGGTTTATCAGCCGTAAAATAGGAATGCTGTTCGAGGCTAATGTATTGAACGGCAAACTGATAATGACCAGCATGGACATCACTTCCCAACCGGAGAAAAGGATTGTTGCCCGTCAGATGCATAAAGCGATTCTTGATTATATGAATTCGGATGCTTTCCGCCCGGATACACGCATAAGTCCCGAACAGATTCAGACATTATTTACTAAAATAGCCGGAGATGTGAAATCTTATACGAAAGATTCACCGGACGAACTAAAGCCTTCCATTGTTAACTGA
- a CDS encoding glycoside hydrolase family 28 protein produces the protein MKNKGILSLFITGALLIACTPAKQTGKDFQWGALPQQPDLSWVDSVGSRQEPINHITLSANSLGAVADSTVLSTTAIQKAIDSCAVSGGGTVTLQPGYYQTGALFIKSGVNLHLDKGVTLLASPQIHHYPEFRSRVAGIEMIWPSAVINIIDEKNASISGEGTLDCRGKVFWDKYWEMRKEYEAKGLRWIVDYDCKRVRGILVERSSDITLSGFTLMRTGFWGCQILYSDHCTINGLTINNNIGGHGPSTDGIDIDSSTHVLVENCDIDCNDDNICIKSGRDADGLRVNRPTEKIVIRNCIARKGAGLITCGSETSGNIRNILGYNLDAEGTSTVLRLKSAMNRGGTVENIYMTRINAKNVQQVLAADLNWNPNYSYSVLPKEYEGKEIPEHWKVMLTPVNPPEKGYPHFRNVYLSDVKAENVNEFISASGWNDSLRLENFYLHAIKATTNSPGKICYTRNFNLSDITLYAKNRNDMELKENEQSNIQFSYANPTNSDNRTAEHL, from the coding sequence ATGAAAAATAAAGGTATACTTTCTCTATTTATAACAGGGGCATTGCTTATCGCATGCACTCCTGCCAAACAAACCGGAAAAGACTTCCAATGGGGAGCACTTCCGCAACAGCCTGATTTATCATGGGTTGACAGTGTCGGTAGCCGGCAAGAACCTATCAATCATATAACCCTATCTGCCAATTCTTTAGGTGCGGTAGCAGACAGTACTGTACTCAGTACAACAGCTATACAAAAAGCAATCGACAGTTGTGCCGTCTCCGGCGGGGGAACCGTCACTCTCCAACCGGGATATTATCAGACAGGGGCACTCTTTATCAAAAGCGGAGTAAACCTCCATTTGGACAAGGGTGTGACTTTACTGGCCAGTCCTCAAATTCACCATTATCCGGAATTCCGTTCAAGAGTTGCAGGAATCGAAATGATATGGCCATCGGCAGTTATCAATATCATAGATGAGAAAAACGCATCTATCAGCGGAGAAGGTACACTGGACTGTCGGGGAAAGGTATTTTGGGATAAATACTGGGAAATGAGGAAAGAATATGAGGCGAAAGGACTGCGCTGGATTGTCGACTATGACTGCAAACGTGTACGGGGAATCCTCGTTGAACGCAGCTCGGATATCACATTAAGCGGATTCACTTTAATGCGTACCGGTTTCTGGGGATGTCAGATTCTTTATTCCGACCATTGCACCATCAACGGATTAACAATCAATAATAATATCGGAGGACACGGTCCCAGTACGGATGGCATCGACATCGACTCATCCACCCATGTATTAGTTGAAAATTGCGACATAGATTGCAATGATGATAATATCTGCATCAAATCCGGACGAGACGCAGATGGCCTGCGGGTGAACCGTCCTACCGAAAAAATTGTGATACGTAACTGTATAGCCCGCAAAGGCGCCGGCCTCATCACTTGCGGAAGTGAGACTTCAGGAAATATCCGTAATATATTAGGATACAATCTGGATGCAGAAGGAACTTCTACGGTACTGCGACTGAAAAGCGCCATGAATCGCGGAGGAACGGTCGAAAACATCTACATGACCCGAATCAATGCTAAGAATGTGCAACAGGTTCTGGCGGCGGATCTAAACTGGAATCCCAATTACAGCTACAGCGTCCTGCCTAAAGAATATGAAGGCAAAGAAATTCCCGAGCATTGGAAAGTAATGCTGACTCCCGTTAATCCGCCGGAAAAAGGATATCCACATTTCCGGAACGTGTATCTGTCTGATGTAAAAGCAGAAAACGTAAATGAATTTATCTCTGCTTCCGGATGGAACGACTCCTTACGCTTGGAGAATTTCTATCTCCATGCCATCAAGGCAACGACAAACAGTCCCGGAAAAATATGTTATACGAGAAACTTTAATTTATCTGACATTACATTGTATGCCAAAAACAGAAACGATATGGAACTGAAAGAAAATGAACAAAGCAATATTCAGTTCAGTTACGCCAATCCGACAAATTCTGACAACAGAACTGCCGAACACCTGTAA